In the genome of Deltaproteobacteria bacterium, the window CTTGCCGCCACGTATAATCGGAACGATATGGTCCATGGACAATTCCGCAGGCGGGAAATGGCGCCGGCAATAATGGCATTGGCCCCGGGCCAGACGCTGGTTCCACCAGCGGGTTTTGCGCAGGGCCCTGGCCTTTTCCCGCTCTCTTTTTATTTCTTCTTCACTTACCTGAATAATGAATGGTTCTGGCATTTTTTAAATTTTAATCCTTTGCTTTCCCCCGAGCAATAAAATTATTGATTATTTTCCTTGCAAAAATCTTTTTTTTTACGCCATAAGGGCTCTATGAAGTTCAGAAAAATTGCCTTGTAAAAGAGAAATATAATGGAAAAACCCTGGTACAAATCCTATGTCAAAGGTGTAGCCTATACTCTGCAATACGAGAAAATAACCATGCC includes:
- a CDS encoding HNH endonuclease codes for the protein MPEPFIIQVSEEEIKREREKARALRKTRWWNQRLARGQCHYCRRHFPPAELSMDHIVPIIRGGKTTKGNVVPVCKECNNKKKYLLPMEWEAYLQNSFGKDKGRH